In Paraburkholderia caballeronis, the following proteins share a genomic window:
- a CDS encoding ureidoglycolate lyase — MQDSEALTLIPGPLTAEAFAPFGDVVPIANDERRNHFRFAFEAASEAREPALWVSYPSKVAGDVVEVLKLERHPHAAQTFIPIRDGRYLVVVCHAAADGSPDLSTLRALVAESNQGVTYRRNVWHHGLTVLDQRTRFAVVTTLSGDGDDDCFYELPKPVRIRLSAADTGA; from the coding sequence ATGCAAGATTCCGAAGCCTTGACCCTGATTCCGGGGCCACTGACCGCTGAAGCCTTCGCGCCGTTCGGAGACGTCGTTCCGATCGCGAACGACGAGCGGCGCAACCATTTCCGATTCGCGTTCGAAGCGGCGTCCGAGGCTCGCGAGCCGGCGCTGTGGGTCAGCTATCCGTCGAAGGTCGCGGGCGACGTCGTCGAGGTGCTGAAGCTGGAGCGGCATCCGCATGCGGCGCAGACGTTCATCCCGATCCGCGACGGCCGGTATCTGGTGGTCGTCTGCCATGCGGCCGCCGACGGCAGTCCCGACCTGTCCACGCTGCGCGCGCTCGTCGCCGAGTCGAACCAGGGCGTCACATACCGGCGCAACGTATGGCATCACGGCCTCACGGTGCTCGACCAGCGCACGCGCTTCGCGGTCGTCACCACGTTGTCCGGCGACGGCGACGACGACTGCTTTTACGAACTGCCGAAGCCGGTGCGCATCCGGTTGTCGGCCGCCGACACGGGAGCCTGA
- a CDS encoding LysR substrate-binding domain-containing protein: protein MQVNLRQIEVFRAIMVAGSISGAAKLLCVSQPAISRMISHTESRLGLKLFERIKGRLYPTPEARRLFVEVNAVHQGLQRVNDVANDLIEKNTGALQLVVSPSLGQTLIPTAIARFRKRFPKVRINIVTQTSTQLVQTLLTRQAELGVAMFSLDHPNIEQQSIYEDHLVAVLPQDHPLASRPALHVRDLENVDLIGYSADTPFGGLIQQLFATADVAMRLAVEVRLTHAACALVQAGVGVTIADEVAVLGQVWPGVVIRPLLPDITMDVNVLHARFEPLSGLAHEFLNTLTELDVQALRRVA from the coding sequence ATGCAAGTCAACCTGCGCCAGATCGAGGTCTTCCGGGCCATCATGGTGGCGGGCTCCATCAGCGGCGCAGCCAAGCTGCTATGCGTGTCGCAGCCCGCGATCAGCCGCATGATCTCGCACACCGAGTCGCGTCTCGGACTCAAGCTGTTCGAACGGATCAAGGGCCGGCTGTACCCGACGCCGGAGGCGCGGCGGCTGTTCGTCGAGGTCAACGCGGTGCACCAGGGGCTGCAGCGCGTGAACGACGTCGCGAACGACCTGATCGAAAAAAACACCGGCGCGCTGCAACTGGTCGTGAGCCCGAGCCTCGGGCAGACGCTGATTCCGACCGCGATCGCGCGTTTTCGCAAGCGCTTTCCGAAGGTGCGCATCAACATCGTCACGCAGACCTCGACGCAGCTCGTGCAGACGCTGCTGACCCGCCAGGCCGAACTCGGCGTCGCGATGTTCTCGCTCGACCACCCGAACATCGAGCAGCAGTCGATCTACGAGGACCACCTGGTCGCCGTATTGCCACAGGACCATCCGCTCGCGAGCCGGCCCGCGCTGCACGTGCGCGACCTCGAAAACGTCGACCTGATCGGCTATTCCGCCGACACGCCGTTCGGCGGCCTGATCCAGCAGCTGTTCGCGACCGCCGACGTCGCGATGCGGCTCGCGGTCGAAGTGCGGCTCACGCACGCCGCCTGCGCGCTGGTGCAGGCGGGCGTCGGCGTGACGATCGCGGACGAGGTCGCGGTGCTCGGGCAGGTATGGCCGGGCGTCGTGATCCGGCCGCTGCTGCCCGACATCACGATGGACGTGAACGTGCTGCACGCGCGCTTCGAGCCGCTGTCCGGCCTCGCGCACGAGTTCCTCAACACGCTGACCGAACTGGACGTGCAGGCGCTGCGGCGGGTCGCGTGA
- the yiaK gene encoding 3-dehydro-L-gulonate 2-dehydrogenase, whose translation MIRIPFEQMQQAIASAFVNAGMNEQDAQTCARIHTESSCDGVNSHGINRVARFVDYLQRGWVHADAKPSLAKNLGTIEIYDGQRGPGVTNALFATGRAMAIAAERGAGIVALRNTTHWMRGGAYGWHAADRGYLAIAWTNTESCMPAWGGRNPRIGNNPFVMAVPRAKGNIVLDMAVSQYSYGKLQATRLKGQQMPYPAGFDAHGQLTAEPGPVEASKRILPMGYWKGSGFAIMLDVLAAVLSEGAPTNAIDGIEEGSCTGCSQVFIVIDPRQLGGEAFTNSVADSVADYVNGSELAEHSREVLYPGQSALRTRNEQRDAGIAVDEGVWAEVLALAGQRG comes from the coding sequence GTGATCCGTATCCCCTTTGAACAGATGCAGCAGGCGATCGCGTCGGCATTCGTGAACGCCGGCATGAACGAGCAGGACGCGCAGACCTGTGCGCGAATCCACACCGAGTCGTCGTGCGACGGCGTCAATTCGCACGGCATCAATCGCGTCGCGCGGTTCGTCGATTATCTGCAACGCGGCTGGGTTCACGCGGATGCGAAGCCGTCGCTCGCGAAGAACCTCGGCACGATCGAAATCTACGATGGGCAGCGCGGGCCGGGCGTCACAAACGCGCTGTTCGCGACCGGGCGCGCGATGGCGATCGCGGCCGAACGCGGCGCGGGCATCGTCGCGCTGCGGAACACGACGCACTGGATGCGCGGCGGCGCTTACGGCTGGCACGCGGCGGATCGCGGCTACCTCGCGATCGCGTGGACCAACACGGAATCGTGCATGCCCGCATGGGGCGGCCGCAATCCGCGGATCGGCAACAACCCGTTCGTGATGGCGGTGCCGCGCGCGAAGGGCAACATCGTGCTCGACATGGCCGTCTCGCAGTATTCGTACGGCAAGCTCCAGGCGACGCGCCTGAAAGGGCAGCAGATGCCGTATCCGGCGGGCTTCGACGCGCACGGCCAGTTGACCGCCGAGCCGGGGCCGGTCGAGGCGTCGAAGCGCATTTTGCCGATGGGCTACTGGAAGGGCTCCGGTTTCGCGATCATGCTCGACGTGCTCGCGGCGGTGCTGTCCGAAGGCGCGCCGACCAATGCGATCGACGGAATCGAGGAAGGCAGTTGCACCGGCTGCTCGCAGGTGTTCATCGTGATCGACCCGCGGCAGCTCGGCGGTGAAGCGTTCACGAACAGCGTTGCCGACAGCGTCGCGGACTACGTGAACGGTTCGGAACTGGCCGAGCACAGCCGCGAAGTGCTGTATCCGGGACAAAGCGCGCTGCGCACGCGAAACGAGCAGCGCGACGCGGGCATCGCCGTGGACGAAGGCGTGTGGGCCGAAGTGCTCGCGCTCGCGGGGCAGCGCGGCTGA
- a CDS encoding substrate-binding periplasmic protein produces the protein MKLQKFVRAAAIASAASFLMLGSAISRAADADHPANQPLVVGTDFGLAPWVVRTDSGPQGFGVDVITEVARRIGRPGVKIVDVNFSGLFSALFSKRIEFTVNPLNITADRAERMLFTEPIMSTGNGFLVRNGEQMKGFDDLRGKEVAVNRGTISDTWATENAAKYGFNIQRYDVFPDTVQAVITGRAFTALNEIPTVVFAASRNKAVKIGYEDFNGRNFGYAFRTDDAAYRNKVEDALECMKQDGTLHKLYVKWYGTEPTKGSAVDTVYPGYGAPGFKGYDAQPHTPQCH, from the coding sequence ATGAAACTGCAGAAATTCGTGCGTGCGGCCGCGATCGCGAGCGCCGCTTCGTTCCTGATGCTCGGCTCGGCGATCAGCCGCGCGGCGGACGCGGACCATCCGGCGAACCAGCCGCTCGTCGTCGGCACCGATTTCGGCCTCGCGCCGTGGGTCGTGCGCACCGACTCGGGGCCGCAGGGCTTCGGCGTCGACGTGATCACCGAGGTCGCGCGCCGCATCGGCCGCCCCGGCGTGAAGATCGTCGACGTGAATTTCTCGGGACTCTTTTCCGCGCTGTTCTCGAAGCGCATCGAGTTCACCGTGAATCCGCTCAACATCACGGCCGACCGCGCGGAGCGGATGCTGTTCACCGAGCCGATCATGTCCACCGGCAACGGTTTTCTCGTGCGCAACGGCGAGCAGATGAAGGGCTTCGACGATCTGCGCGGCAAGGAAGTCGCGGTGAATCGCGGCACGATCTCCGATACGTGGGCGACCGAAAACGCCGCGAAATACGGCTTCAACATCCAGCGTTACGACGTGTTCCCGGACACGGTGCAGGCGGTCATCACCGGCCGCGCGTTCACCGCGCTCAACGAGATTCCGACCGTCGTGTTCGCCGCGAGCCGCAACAAGGCGGTGAAGATCGGCTACGAGGACTTCAACGGCCGCAACTTCGGCTACGCGTTCCGCACCGACGACGCCGCGTATCGCAACAAGGTCGAGGACGCGCTCGAATGCATGAAGCAGGACGGCACGCTGCACAAGCTCTACGTGAAGTGGTACGGCACGGAGCCGACGAAGGGCTCGGCGGTCGATACCGTGTATCCGGGTTACGGCGCGCCGGGCTTCAAGGGCTACGACGCGCAGCCGCACACGCCGCAGTGTCATTGA
- a CDS encoding porin produces the protein MEYRQRFALRSREVLMRAAIAGVLSGAAAAHAQSSVTLYGVVDTFVTNIHADGKPSVTRMDSSGLYASRWGVRGSEDLGGGNKTNFVLESGINSNDGSQADSNRLFNRQAWVGLSNNRYGEVRLGRQNTPEFLMSGRFDAFFAATQASGWNNMSTATVRIDNAVGYFSPTVAGFKFSGLYARGAVSGGTPLSQDQSNQNFHIALEYEKGPVYFGVNHEEVRNGTLPYIFKRTSGGGTYTLDKHWQFFFAANDDKTTDDSVHTNVLSASLAYSFTVASRLALGYTYMIDHVSGTGHGNASQLGVMYSYALSKRTMLYSTYSRLSQQGSRNNLALNGAAVVEPSAHITSGPGGTINGVQLGIVHFF, from the coding sequence ATGGAATACCGCCAACGTTTCGCCCTTCGTTCGCGAGAGGTGCTGATGCGCGCCGCGATTGCAGGCGTTTTGTCGGGCGCGGCCGCCGCGCATGCGCAGTCGAGCGTCACGCTATACGGCGTCGTCGATACCTTCGTGACGAACATTCACGCGGACGGCAAGCCGTCGGTCACGCGGATGGATTCGAGCGGCCTGTACGCGAGCCGCTGGGGCGTGCGCGGCAGCGAGGATCTCGGCGGCGGCAACAAGACCAACTTCGTGCTCGAAAGCGGGATCAACTCGAACGACGGCTCGCAGGCCGATTCGAACCGGCTCTTCAACCGCCAGGCGTGGGTCGGGCTGTCGAACAACCGTTACGGCGAAGTCCGGCTCGGCCGCCAGAACACGCCGGAATTCCTGATGAGCGGCCGCTTCGACGCATTCTTCGCGGCGACCCAGGCGTCCGGCTGGAACAACATGTCCACCGCGACCGTGCGGATCGACAACGCGGTCGGTTACTTCTCGCCGACGGTCGCCGGCTTCAAGTTCTCGGGCCTCTATGCGCGCGGCGCGGTGTCCGGCGGCACGCCGCTGTCGCAGGACCAGAGCAACCAGAACTTCCACATCGCGCTCGAATACGAGAAGGGTCCGGTCTATTTCGGCGTGAACCACGAAGAGGTGCGCAACGGCACGCTGCCGTACATCTTCAAGCGCACGTCGGGCGGCGGCACGTACACGCTCGACAAGCACTGGCAGTTCTTCTTCGCGGCGAACGACGACAAGACGACCGACGACAGCGTGCATACGAACGTGCTGTCCGCGTCGCTCGCGTATTCGTTCACCGTCGCGTCGCGGCTCGCGCTCGGCTACACGTACATGATCGACCACGTGTCCGGCACCGGCCACGGCAACGCGTCGCAGCTCGGCGTGATGTACAGCTACGCGCTGTCGAAGCGGACGATGCTGTACTCGACGTACTCGCGCCTGAGCCAGCAGGGCTCGCGCAACAACCTCGCGCTGAACGGCGCGGCGGTCGTCGAGCCGTCGGCGCACATCACGTCGGGTCCTGGCGGCACGATCAACGGCGTGCAGCTCGGCATCGTGCACTTCTTCTGA
- a CDS encoding allantoinase PuuE, which produces MSQFSTPSGRDFVGYGRNPPDPKWPGGARVALNFCINYEEGGEPSIEDGDASSETGLTEGGGGFEGRDLAAESMFEYGSRVGFWRITRLLEQYGMPATVFACALALERNREACAAIREYGFDVCAHGWRWERHQQLDEATERERIRCTVASLAHSVGERPLGWYCRYGPGLNTRRLVAEEGGFLYDSDAYNDELPYWTTVNAQPHLVVPYGLVNNDAKFIRGGMATGDDFYAYLRDAFDLLYEEGADAPKMMSVGLHLRLSGHPGRAAGLRRFLDHVASRDRVWVCRRADIARHWHAQHPYGGGASSSSL; this is translated from the coding sequence ATGTCCCAGTTCTCAACGCCGTCCGGCCGCGACTTCGTCGGCTACGGCCGCAATCCGCCCGATCCGAAGTGGCCGGGCGGGGCGCGGGTCGCGCTGAACTTCTGCATCAACTACGAGGAAGGCGGCGAGCCTTCGATCGAGGACGGCGACGCATCGAGCGAGACCGGGCTCACCGAGGGCGGCGGCGGTTTCGAAGGCCGCGATCTCGCGGCGGAGTCGATGTTCGAATACGGCAGCCGCGTCGGCTTCTGGCGCATCACGCGCCTGCTGGAGCAATACGGGATGCCGGCGACGGTGTTCGCCTGTGCGCTCGCGCTCGAACGCAACCGGGAAGCGTGCGCGGCGATCCGCGAATACGGCTTCGACGTGTGCGCGCACGGCTGGCGCTGGGAGCGTCATCAGCAACTGGACGAAGCGACCGAGCGCGAGCGCATCCGGTGCACCGTCGCGAGCCTCGCGCACAGCGTCGGCGAACGTCCGCTCGGCTGGTACTGCCGCTACGGTCCCGGCCTGAACACGCGCCGGCTCGTCGCGGAGGAAGGCGGCTTCCTGTACGACTCGGATGCGTACAACGACGAACTGCCGTACTGGACCACGGTGAATGCGCAGCCGCATCTGGTGGTGCCGTACGGGCTCGTGAACAACGACGCGAAGTTCATTCGCGGCGGCATGGCGACCGGCGACGACTTCTACGCGTATCTGCGCGATGCGTTCGATCTGCTGTACGAAGAAGGCGCCGACGCGCCGAAGATGATGTCGGTCGGCCTGCATCTGCGGCTGAGCGGCCATCCGGGGCGCGCGGCCGGGCTGCGGCGTTTTCTCGATCATGTCGCGAGCCGCGACCGGGTCTGGGTGTGCCGGCGCGCGGACATCGCGCGCCACTGGCACGCGCAGCATCCGTATGGGGGCGGCGCATCGTCGTCCTCTTTATAA